From Woronichinia naegeliana WA131, the proteins below share one genomic window:
- a CDS encoding acyltransferase family protein produces the protein MKDKNLVKISNLSELNILRGIAALFMIINHASYKLLPSKLTTEGIFGTITFIGSFAPVLFFLITGIGYGLQDGQKKKKNYWLNIIYKTSILCLADQFLFWREGQLIGLNFLGFIGFSIMIMGLIRVSKHPLIYALILIFSSLLLRYILGSYLENKLDASGLIIWLLGTKGLSNISYPFSPWITYPCFGYIFGIFLKRNYEKIEEIIIKDILKFMLFIVPSSLVTYFLWAKNFSFHRWGTVAVAFYVASILVLSIVIVVLYFIKIYSFSNLLENYIGLRGVSSLAIVPIHYGLISILSVVGFNNLNPLIFIAIVLLISYISFICADQVESWGRSLVRVWPTQRILYTGLTLVALCAIITWFTSPESSFVLVVAVTAGQILLCLLLTIRW, from the coding sequence ATGAAAGATAAAAACTTAGTTAAGATTTCTAATCTATCAGAGTTAAATATTCTGCGAGGAATAGCTGCTCTATTTATGATTATTAATCATGCTAGTTATAAGCTATTACCTTCTAAGCTAACAACAGAAGGGATATTCGGCACAATAACGTTTATCGGTAGTTTTGCTCCTGTTTTATTTTTTTTAATTACTGGGATTGGTTATGGATTACAGGATGGACAAAAGAAAAAGAAAAATTATTGGTTAAATATTATTTATAAGACTTCTATTCTTTGTTTAGCAGATCAATTTTTATTTTGGCGAGAAGGACAATTAATCGGTCTTAATTTCTTAGGTTTTATTGGATTCTCTATAATGATTATGGGTCTTATTCGAGTATCAAAACATCCACTAATATATGCCTTAATCTTGATTTTTTCTTCTCTTCTTTTACGTTATATTCTTGGAAGCTATTTAGAGAATAAACTTGATGCCTCCGGTTTAATAATTTGGTTGTTGGGAACAAAGGGGTTAAGCAATATTTCCTACCCATTCTCTCCTTGGATTACCTACCCTTGTTTTGGCTACATTTTTGGAATTTTTCTTAAACGCAATTATGAAAAGATAGAAGAAATAATAATAAAAGATATTTTAAAGTTTATGCTTTTTATCGTTCCTTCAAGTTTGGTCACTTATTTTTTATGGGCAAAAAATTTCTCTTTTCATCGATGGGGAACGGTAGCTGTTGCTTTTTATGTTGCTAGTATTTTAGTTTTGAGTATCGTAATAGTTGTTTTATATTTTATAAAAATCTATTCTTTTAGCAATCTCCTAGAAAATTATATTGGACTTAGAGGAGTTAGCTCTCTTGCTATTGTTCCGATTCATTATGGATTAATCTCGATTTTGAGTGTTGTTGGATTCAATAATTTAAACCCTCTTATTTTTATTGCTATAGTTTTATTAATTAGCTATATCAGTTTTATTTGCGCTGATCAGGTTGAATCTTGGGGTCGCTCTCTTGTTAGAGTTTGGCCCACCCAACGTATTCTCTATACTGGATTGACATTAGTAGCTCTCTGTGCTATCATTACCTGGTTTACTTCACCTGAAAGCTCTTTTGTACTTGTCGTTGCTGTAACTGCTGGCCAAATTCTTCTTTGTCTGTTATTGACTATTCGCTGGTAG
- a CDS encoding 2OG-Fe(II) oxygenase, translated as MQAQIIKNVLDPIYLGSLAERYHQQYMSADPFAHIVIDNFLPDSILNEVLNEFPNPDEIQWKEFDNKSEKKLASVSEQQMGHATRFLLYQLNSSTFITFLEKLTGIDGIIPDPHFVGGGLHQIKPGGYLKIHADFNKNTRLKLDRRLNLLLYLNKDWSEGYGGHLELWDVKMKACQQKILPIFNRCVIFSTTDFSYHGHPNPLTCPDDRSRKSLALYYYSNGRPPKEVGSPHTTIFRERPNENLKESISWSKGAKTFIKKLVPPLFIDLLSVFKK; from the coding sequence ATGCAAGCCCAAATTATTAAAAATGTGCTGGATCCAATTTACTTAGGTAGTCTAGCTGAACGATATCATCAGCAATATATGAGTGCTGATCCTTTTGCACATATTGTTATTGACAATTTTTTACCAGATTCTATTTTGAATGAAGTCCTAAATGAATTTCCTAATCCTGATGAGATTCAGTGGAAAGAGTTTGATAATAAATCAGAGAAAAAGTTGGCTTCTGTCTCTGAACAACAAATGGGTCATGCAACGAGATTTCTTTTATATCAACTGAATTCTTCAACTTTTATTACTTTTCTGGAAAAACTAACGGGTATTGATGGTATTATTCCCGATCCTCATTTTGTTGGAGGGGGATTACATCAAATTAAACCTGGTGGCTATTTAAAAATTCATGCAGATTTTAATAAAAATACTCGTCTGAAATTAGATAGGCGTTTGAATTTGTTACTTTATCTGAATAAAGATTGGTCTGAAGGCTATGGGGGGCATTTAGAACTGTGGGATGTGAAGATGAAAGCCTGTCAGCAAAAGATTTTACCGATCTTTAATCGTTGCGTTATTTTTAGTACGACCGATTTTTCCTATCATGGTCATCCTAATCCACTAACCTGTCCTGATGATCGAAGCAGAAAATCTTTGGCTCTCTACTACTATAGTAATGGTCGTCCGCCCAAAGAAGTAGGAAGTCCTCACACGACAATATTTAGAGAACGTCCTAATGAAAATTTGAAAGAGTCGATATCTTGGTCAAAAGGGGCTAAAACTTTTATTAAAAAGTTAGTTCCTCCTCTTTTCATAGACTTGCTTTCTGTTTTCAAAAAGTAA
- a CDS encoding HAMP domain-containing histidine kinase, with the protein MVQSKGAHLRLRDIFTTASPDSAKFHCLTEGQMVTESDYQKAQRRAQRDWFAAIAALEQLLLTHQDSSSQTWQGVMLAGPTPILSHPDLLTGLYSGVFTLNAWTHFIPLPSQKIQESNAYPSLSPQTQEFPLFPQDPLTTEQFCLILTKSFSLLLLLGEEQTGLPFFDFSFDIQAIEQAWSTLRSRLSLVYVPQLGELDRLVQEFTPLEPNYRLVSDFSRQLLKFLPNLPAIEPSPRSINGLEPAEPPHYPCQAAQSVDVELLQALTHEIRTPLTSIRTMTRLLLRKKDLPADVLKRLQSIDQECTEQINRMELIFRATELETTLKQTEKQTDHLPLVSMSLEQVFQSGIPRWQKQAQRHNVALEVDLPSTLPQVVSNPGMLDQVLTGLIEKFVRSLAQGGAIHLQVSTAGHQLKVQFHTQSSYQINPLKALGELLMFQPETGCLSLNLEVTKNLFQALGGKLTVRQRSRRDPLRGAQQEEVLTIFLPLGVAA; encoded by the coding sequence ATGGTTCAGAGCAAGGGAGCACATCTCCGCTTAAGGGATATTTTTACAACGGCCAGTCCAGACAGTGCTAAGTTTCATTGTCTGACCGAAGGCCAAATGGTGACTGAGAGTGATTACCAAAAAGCTCAACGACGAGCCCAACGGGATTGGTTTGCCGCGATCGCCGCCTTAGAGCAATTATTATTGACCCATCAAGATTCATCTTCCCAGACCTGGCAAGGGGTGATGTTAGCTGGCCCGACTCCGATCCTGAGTCATCCCGATTTACTGACCGGATTATATAGCGGTGTTTTTACCCTGAATGCCTGGACACATTTTATTCCCTTACCTAGCCAGAAAATTCAGGAATCAAACGCTTATCCGTCTCTTTCTCCTCAGACCCAGGAATTTCCACTTTTTCCCCAGGATCCGCTCACCACAGAGCAATTTTGTCTAATACTCACGAAAAGCTTTAGCTTATTGCTGTTGTTAGGGGAAGAGCAAACCGGTTTACCTTTTTTTGACTTTTCCTTTGATATCCAAGCCATCGAACAAGCCTGGTCAACCCTGCGATCGCGTTTAAGTTTGGTTTATGTGCCGCAATTAGGAGAATTAGATCGCCTTGTCCAAGAATTTACGCCCCTAGAACCCAATTACCGTTTAGTGAGTGATTTTAGCCGTCAACTATTGAAATTTCTCCCCAATTTGCCCGCCATTGAACCATCTCCCCGTTCGATCAATGGGTTAGAACCAGCAGAACCACCCCATTATCCTTGCCAAGCTGCACAGTCAGTGGATGTGGAATTGTTGCAAGCCTTAACCCACGAGATTCGCACTCCTTTAACCAGTATTCGTACCATGACCCGCCTCCTGCTGAGGAAAAAAGACTTGCCTGCCGATGTCTTAAAACGGCTTCAGTCCATTGATCAAGAATGCACTGAACAAATTAACCGCATGGAATTAATTTTCCGCGCTACCGAATTAGAAACGACATTGAAACAAACTGAGAAACAAACCGATCATCTTCCTCTCGTTTCCATGTCCTTAGAGCAGGTCTTTCAAAGTGGCATTCCCCGTTGGCAAAAACAGGCCCAACGTCACAATGTCGCTCTAGAGGTGGATTTGCCTTCTACCCTACCCCAGGTGGTTAGTAATCCAGGGATGTTAGATCAAGTGTTGACCGGATTAATCGAAAAATTTGTGCGTAGTTTAGCCCAGGGCGGCGCAATTCATCTGCAAGTCAGTACCGCAGGTCATCAACTCAAAGTTCAATTTCATACCCAATCCAGTTATCAGATTAACCCGCTCAAAGCATTAGGAGAACTGTTGATGTTTCAGCCGGAAACGGGTTGTTTAAGTCTGAATTTGGAGGTGACAAAAAATCTTTTCCAAGCCCTGGGAGGCAAACTAACTGTTCGTCAGCGATCTCGCAGAGATCCGCTTCGCGGTGCGCAGCAGGAAGAGGTTTTAACCATTTTCCTACCGTTAGGGGTGGCCGCTTAG
- a CDS encoding phospholipase D-like domain-containing protein, which produces MTLTVFASSVFRSQRPSPLPQDPDIQVYFNYNLAQGADYQDPYRHINRPGDNLEKIIIDTINQAQSNVDVAVQELRLPLIAQALVKKQESGVKVRVILENTYNFTVAELVEKIQAKAKTSDQDGDRAEDYIAFIDQNQDGITPAESDQRDAVQILRNGNIPVIDDTEDGSKGTGLMHHKFVIVDGKTLIVTSANFTLSDQHGDYTKPETRGNTNNLLVIQSPELAQIFTEEFNLMWGDGVGGQKDSLFGTKKPQRLAKTLTIGNSQITVKFSPDKKIIPWEQTSNGLIAQTLQRSQQQIHLLLFVFSEQSISNILEERHQKGTEIKVLIDPGFAFRNYSEGLDLLGVNLKTNCQEEAHNRPWSNPIETVGIPTLPKGDKLHDKLGLVDDRWVITGSHNWSNGANYLNDETLLVLENPQINAHYQREFSNLYQAAQLGLPSRIKKAITKQEKECLGSAQIPNISLTPDPVSHASTGLINLNTASQPELESLPGIGAKLASRIILARQQQPFTALADLKRVEGIKESTLHKLEGKVTW; this is translated from the coding sequence ATGACTTTGACTGTTTTTGCCAGTAGTGTTTTCAGAAGTCAACGTCCTAGCCCCTTACCTCAAGATCCTGATATTCAAGTTTATTTTAATTATAATTTAGCTCAAGGAGCTGATTATCAAGATCCCTATCGTCACATTAATCGCCCTGGTGACAATTTGGAGAAAATCATTATTGACACGATTAATCAAGCCCAATCTAATGTTGATGTGGCAGTGCAAGAATTGCGTTTGCCGTTAATTGCTCAGGCTTTAGTTAAAAAACAGGAATCAGGCGTAAAAGTACGAGTCATTTTAGAAAATACTTATAATTTCACTGTTGCTGAATTAGTAGAAAAGATACAAGCAAAAGCTAAAACTTCTGATCAAGATGGCGATCGCGCCGAGGATTATATTGCTTTTATTGATCAGAATCAGGATGGTATTACTCCAGCCGAAAGTGATCAGCGAGATGCGGTACAAATTCTTCGCAATGGGAACATTCCGGTTATTGATGATACGGAAGATGGATCTAAAGGAACGGGATTAATGCACCATAAATTTGTGATTGTGGATGGCAAAACACTCATTGTCACCTCAGCTAATTTTACCCTCAGTGATCAGCATGGGGATTATACTAAACCCGAAACCAGGGGGAATACTAACAATTTGTTGGTCATTCAATCTCCTGAACTGGCTCAAATCTTTACCGAAGAATTTAACCTCATGTGGGGGGATGGAGTCGGTGGTCAAAAGGATAGTTTGTTTGGCACTAAGAAGCCGCAAAGATTAGCAAAAACCCTGACCATTGGTAATAGCCAAATCACAGTTAAATTTTCTCCCGATAAAAAGATAATTCCTTGGGAACAAACCAGTAACGGACTGATTGCCCAAACCCTGCAAAGATCCCAGCAGCAAATTCATCTACTACTTTTCGTATTTAGTGAGCAATCCATCAGTAATATCTTAGAAGAACGTCATCAAAAGGGAACAGAGATTAAGGTTTTAATTGATCCAGGCTTTGCTTTTAGAAACTATAGTGAGGGGCTAGATTTATTAGGCGTTAACTTAAAAACAAATTGTCAGGAAGAAGCCCATAATCGTCCTTGGTCTAATCCGATTGAGACGGTGGGCATTCCCACTTTACCGAAGGGAGATAAGTTACACGACAAACTGGGACTTGTGGACGATCGCTGGGTCATTACGGGTTCCCATAATTGGTCAAACGGAGCTAATTATCTTAATGATGAAACGCTGTTAGTGTTAGAAAATCCTCAGATTAATGCCCATTATCAACGGGAATTTAGCAATCTCTATCAAGCTGCCCAATTGGGTTTACCCAGTCGTATTAAAAAGGCGATCACCAAACAGGAAAAAGAATGCTTAGGCTCTGCCCAAATTCCCAATATTTCATTAACACCAGACCCCGTATCCCACGCCTCAACCGGTTTAATTAATCTCAATACGGCCAGTCAACCTGAACTGGAAAGTTTGCCCGGCATTGGAGCTAAGTTAGCCAGTCGTATTATTCTGGCTCGGCAACAACAACCCTTTACGGCCTTAGCCGATTTAAAGCGAGTGGAGGGCATCAAAGAAAGCACACTCCACAAACTGGAGGGCAAAGTTACTTGGTAA
- a CDS encoding GNAT family N-acetyltransferase translates to MYLSNLNAKTVPPPAIQIRFAKTEDIKGLADVLMQSFHPTTNQTAWLSPLLRLGIHEDLRTRLRGNSPDYQCLVALSSENQHILGTVEIALRGWFYTPTKICYISNLAVSPAYRRQGIGQQLLLKCEQVAQDWNCLNLSLHVLDNNLAAKTLYENMGYQWQHNRLNWPDWLFWQPRRLLLSKTL, encoded by the coding sequence GTGTACTTATCAAACCTTAACGCCAAGACAGTCCCCCCCCCTGCCATTCAGATCCGTTTTGCTAAGACTGAGGATATTAAAGGTTTAGCCGATGTTTTGATGCAAAGTTTCCACCCAACGACCAATCAGACTGCCTGGTTATCTCCCTTGTTACGCCTAGGGATTCATGAAGATTTACGCACCCGTTTGCGAGGAAATTCTCCTGATTATCAATGCTTAGTGGCCCTATCTTCTGAAAATCAACACATTTTAGGGACGGTTGAAATCGCGCTACGAGGTTGGTTTTATACGCCGACTAAAATCTGCTACATTTCTAATTTGGCTGTCAGTCCTGCCTATCGCAGACAAGGAATTGGCCAGCAACTTTTGTTAAAATGCGAACAAGTAGCCCAGGACTGGAATTGTCTCAATCTGTCTTTGCACGTTCTTGACAATAATCTGGCGGCTAAGACACTTTACGAAAATATGGGTTATCAATGGCAACACAATCGCCTAAATTGGCCAGATTGGTTATTTTGGCAACCGAGGAGATTGCTACTGAGTAAAACCCTTTAA
- the miaA gene encoding tRNA (adenosine(37)-N6)-dimethylallyltransferase MiaA — translation MRRSPKVIVICGATASGKSGLALQLAQRLQGAILSADSRQIYREFDIGTAKPSLAEQQLVPHYLLDICEPTQTLTLAEYQEQAQKLIQTLPSPILLVGGTGLYIKAITQGLKIPRVASQPLLRQQLQTLGQPQCYQLLEQVDPLSLQKIHAQDQVRTLRALEVFYVTGQPISQQQGTNPPNYPILQIGLDCSPEQLQPRIEQRTQTMIEQGLITEVSQLAAKYGWDLPLLKTLGYAEITQYLLGQINLPTAIAEIILHTRQFAKRQRTWFRGDPTIQWFTAIAPDLLEQVLSSVLAYLEADTKKSDQ, via the coding sequence ATGAGGCGATCGCCTAAAGTGATTGTGATCTGTGGAGCCACAGCCTCTGGTAAATCGGGACTGGCACTACAACTGGCCCAACGTTTGCAGGGTGCTATTTTAAGTGCTGACTCTCGACAAATCTATCGAGAATTTGATATTGGCACAGCCAAACCTAGTTTAGCAGAACAGCAATTAGTGCCTCACTATTTATTAGATATCTGTGAACCTACTCAGACTTTAACCCTAGCAGAATATCAAGAACAAGCACAAAAATTAATTCAAACTTTGCCCTCACCCATACTGTTAGTCGGTGGCACTGGGCTTTATATTAAGGCGATTACCCAGGGTTTAAAAATTCCAAGAGTAGCTTCCCAACCTCTGCTGCGCCAACAATTACAAACATTAGGCCAGCCCCAATGTTATCAATTACTAGAACAAGTTGATCCCCTCTCTCTTCAAAAAATTCATGCTCAGGATCAAGTCCGTACCCTCCGCGCCCTAGAGGTTTTTTATGTTACCGGCCAACCCATTTCCCAACAACAGGGAACCAATCCGCCCAATTATCCGATTTTACAAATTGGTTTAGATTGTAGTCCAGAGCAACTTCAGCCCCGCATTGAACAGCGAACTCAAACCATGATTGAGCAAGGATTGATTACTGAAGTCAGCCAATTAGCGGCTAAATATGGTTGGGATCTTCCTCTTTTAAAGACCCTCGGTTATGCCGAAATCACACAGTATCTTCTCGGTCAAATTAATTTACCAACGGCGATCGCTGAGATTATTCTTCATACCAGACAATTTGCCAAACGACAACGCACCTGGTTTCGGGGTGATCCCACTATTCAATGGTTTACCGCGATCGCGCCTGATTTACTAGAACAGGTTTTGTCGTCCGTCCTGGCCTACCTTGAAGCTGATACAAAAAAATCTGATCAATAA
- a CDS encoding type II toxin-antitoxin system prevent-host-death family antitoxin — MITISLKEAQAQLPDLIHNLKLGEELLITDNDRLLAKLVGQSSTPSQRPGPGLCKGMITIVVDDEEHLQEFAEYLP; from the coding sequence ATGATCACTATCTCTCTCAAAGAAGCCCAAGCCCAACTACCCGATCTTATTCATAACCTTAAATTAGGGGAAGAGTTGTTAATTACTGATAATGATCGCCTACTCGCCAAATTAGTTGGGCAATCCTCAACGCCATCCCAGCGTCCAGGCCCAGGGCTATGCAAAGGAATGATAACCATCGTGGTTGATGATGAGGAACACCTGCAAGAGTTTGCGGAGTATCTGCCTTGA